The Thermodesulfobacteriota bacterium genome window below encodes:
- the pyk gene encoding pyruvate kinase has translation MKLPDRKTKIVCTIGPASSSQEVMEQMLLAGMDVARLNFSHGAFDSHRKVISNLRAAARATGRRLTIMADLSGPKIRIGRLQEEPVILKTGDAMTLTADDVMGSRERVSVSFKRLPGVVRRGDALYLNDGIIQLEVLSVEGNDVACKVVVGGELRSHKGVNLPDIDLGMSAFTERDREYLKFAAVEGLDAVSQSFVETGADVRAVREAAEALDYRPFIIAKIERSRALEFMDDILDEADGIMIARGDLGVEVPVERTALIQKELMLKANRRAKPVITATQMLESMKDSRRPTRAEATDVANAILDGTDCVMLSGESAMGKFPVDAVAMLARIAAAVEPTREPLAVQRLFEGVELKGRLKPAHLIAVGVEASIRLSSPAAVFVPTRSGATARSLALCRLPVWVVAISRHHQTCQDLAFSSGVYPVHEPDKPEDWNGYVRDWLERHGLMGDIAILTEGPSTRHPEAHNRMEIIDLRRPQKP, from the coding sequence ATGAAGCTGCCCGACCGCAAGACCAAGATCGTCTGCACGATCGGCCCCGCCTCTTCGTCGCAGGAGGTCATGGAGCAGATGCTGCTCGCAGGGATGGACGTGGCCCGGCTCAATTTCTCCCACGGCGCCTTCGACAGCCACCGCAAGGTGATATCCAACCTGCGCGCGGCAGCGCGCGCCACCGGCAGGCGGCTCACGATCATGGCCGACCTGTCCGGGCCGAAGATCCGCATCGGCCGGCTGCAGGAGGAGCCGGTGATCCTGAAGACGGGCGACGCGATGACGCTCACGGCCGACGACGTCATGGGGAGCCGGGAGCGGGTGTCGGTGTCCTTCAAGCGGCTTCCCGGGGTGGTCCGGCGCGGCGACGCGCTCTACCTGAACGACGGCATCATCCAGCTCGAAGTGCTCTCGGTCGAGGGGAACGACGTCGCCTGCAAGGTGGTCGTGGGCGGGGAGCTGCGCTCGCACAAGGGGGTCAACCTCCCGGACATCGACCTGGGAATGAGCGCGTTCACGGAGCGCGACCGCGAATACCTGAAGTTCGCTGCCGTCGAAGGGCTCGACGCGGTCAGCCAGTCGTTCGTCGAGACCGGGGCCGACGTCCGCGCCGTCCGCGAGGCGGCGGAGGCGCTCGACTACCGTCCCTTCATCATCGCCAAGATCGAGCGCTCGCGGGCGCTGGAGTTCATGGACGACATCCTCGACGAGGCAGACGGCATCATGATCGCCCGGGGCGACCTGGGGGTGGAGGTTCCGGTCGAGAGGACGGCGCTGATCCAGAAGGAGCTGATGCTCAAGGCCAACCGGCGGGCGAAGCCGGTCATCACCGCGACGCAGATGCTCGAATCGATGAAGGACAGCCGGCGGCCGACCCGCGCGGAGGCCACCGACGTCGCCAACGCCATCCTCGACGGCACGGACTGCGTGATGCTTTCGGGGGAATCGGCCATGGGGAAATTCCCCGTGGACGCCGTCGCGATGCTGGCCCGGATCGCGGCGGCGGTGGAGCCGACCCGGGAGCCGCTCGCGGTGCAGCGGCTGTTCGAGGGCGTGGAGCTGAAGGGGCGGCTCAAGCCGGCGCACCTCATCGCGGTGGGGGTCGAGGCGAGCATCCGGCTGTCGTCCCCCGCGGCGGTCTTCGTGCCGACCCGCAGCGGCGCGACGGCGCGGAGCCTGGCGCTGTGCCGTTTGCCGGTCTGGGTCGTGGCGATCAGCCGGCACCACCAGACCTGCCAGGACCTCGCGTTCTCCAGCGGCGTCTATCCCGTGCACGAGCCGGACAAGCCGGAGGACTGGAACGGGTACGTCCGCGACTGGCTGGAGCGGCACGGACTGATGGGGGATATCGCCATCCTGACGGAAGGTCCCTCGACCCGGCACCCCGAGGCGCACAACCGGATGGAGATCATCGACCTCAGGCGTCCGCAGAAACCGTAA
- a CDS encoding polymer-forming cytoskeletal protein: MFGKGSRALETIVGDGTLVAGRLTVKGTVRVDGTVEGDIQADWVVVGEPGKVRGNIAARGILVGGSVEGNLHAAETVELAAKSSTAGEILTPKLTIAEGAVFEGHARMKGDAVTVSADA, translated from the coding sequence GTGTTCGGGAAAGGGTCCCGTGCGCTGGAGACGATCGTGGGCGACGGCACGCTCGTCGCGGGACGGCTGACCGTGAAGGGGACGGTCCGCGTCGACGGGACCGTGGAGGGGGATATCCAGGCCGACTGGGTGGTCGTGGGCGAGCCCGGGAAGGTCCGGGGGAACATCGCGGCCCGGGGGATCCTGGTGGGCGGATCGGTCGAGGGGAACCTCCATGCGGCAGAGACGGTGGAGCTTGCCGCGAAATCCTCGACGGCCGGGGAGATCCTCACGCCGAAGCTGACGATCGCCGAGGGTGCGGTGTTCGAGGGGCACGCCCGGATGAAAGGGGACGCCGTTACGGTTTCTGCGGACGCCTGA
- a CDS encoding M23 family metallopeptidase, which yields MKNRSEAFLKRLLTPVTILMVPHAGEKPVSIRVPALAVLASVFLFLAGTSYVLSVAVHAAEYRRMQERVSYLSSRFREMEHVVISLRQAERDFRKLFGLKSKTAVLESEDLPDSGSFDLETLRGRIDGAMRSVADIRTYLRDQRDLYRATPSGPPAPGPVSSSYGIRRHPVSEESRLHTGVDISVPAGTEVKATADGIVSFAGWTENGGTVVVLEHGRGFRTAYAHNREATVRVGQRVARRETIAFSGSTGLSTGPHVHYEVWRNGRPADPAGYLGE from the coding sequence ATGAAGAACCGTTCGGAAGCGTTCCTCAAGCGGCTGCTCACCCCCGTCACCATCCTGATGGTCCCCCACGCCGGGGAAAAGCCCGTCAGCATACGGGTGCCCGCGCTGGCGGTCCTCGCTTCCGTATTTCTTTTCCTCGCCGGAACCTCTTACGTCCTGTCGGTGGCGGTCCATGCGGCGGAGTATCGCCGGATGCAGGAGAGGGTCTCGTACCTCTCTTCCCGGTTCCGGGAAATGGAGCATGTCGTGATTTCCCTGCGGCAGGCGGAGCGGGATTTCCGGAAGCTGTTCGGCCTGAAATCGAAGACCGCCGTTCTCGAGTCGGAGGATCTCCCGGATTCCGGCTCCTTCGACCTGGAGACGCTCCGGGGGCGGATCGACGGCGCGATGCGGTCGGTCGCGGACATCCGCACCTACCTCCGCGACCAGAGGGACCTGTACCGCGCCACGCCGTCGGGACCGCCGGCTCCCGGCCCGGTCTCCTCCTCCTACGGGATCCGCCGCCATCCGGTGAGCGAAGAGAGCCGGCTCCACACCGGGGTGGACATCTCCGTCCCGGCCGGCACCGAAGTGAAGGCGACGGCCGACGGGATCGTCAGCTTCGCCGGCTGGACGGAGAACGGCGGCACCGTGGTGGTGCTGGAGCACGGGCGCGGGTTCCGGACGGCGTACGCGCACAACCGGGAGGCGACGGTGCGGGTCGGGCAGCGCGTCGCCCGGCGGGAGACGATCGCTTTTTCCGGGTCCACGGGGCTGTCCACCGGGCCGCACGTGCATTACGAGGTCTGGAGGAACGGCCGCCCCGCCGACCCGGCCGGCTACCTCGGGGAATGA
- the pdhA gene encoding pyruvate dehydrogenase (acetyl-transferring) E1 component subunit alpha — protein MNATTGTVRPAPARKESAPDRPESMDMYRKMLLIRRFEERAEEAYGRGKIGGFLHLYIGEEAIAVGAMAALRPDDDVITHYRDHGYVLARGVDPKAIMAELYGKSTGVSKGKGGSMHLADLERHVWGGYAIVGGHVPMAAGLALANQYRNEPRVVACFMGEGATNIGAFFAGLNMAAVWKVPMIAIVENNRYGMGTPVERASAVVEIHQKAAAFGIPGLRIDGNDLLAVRDAVREAADAARAGGGPRLLEMTTYRLRGHSMGDPQRYRTKEEVEEAKPRDPILRWRKVLLETGAAKEDELEGIAEEIEAVVEESIRFAEESPDPDPSALCADVLAEESHGPENVS, from the coding sequence ATGAACGCGACGACAGGAACGGTTCGGCCCGCGCCGGCCCGTAAGGAAAGCGCCCCCGACCGGCCGGAATCGATGGACATGTACCGGAAGATGCTCCTCATCCGGCGGTTCGAGGAGCGGGCGGAGGAAGCGTACGGGCGGGGGAAGATCGGCGGCTTCCTCCACCTGTACATCGGGGAGGAGGCGATCGCCGTCGGCGCCATGGCGGCGCTGCGTCCCGACGACGACGTGATCACGCATTACCGCGACCACGGCTACGTGCTTGCGCGCGGCGTCGACCCGAAGGCGATCATGGCGGAACTGTACGGGAAGTCGACCGGCGTCTCGAAGGGGAAGGGCGGCTCGATGCACCTGGCGGACCTCGAGCGCCACGTCTGGGGCGGGTACGCCATCGTCGGCGGGCACGTTCCGATGGCGGCCGGCTTGGCGCTGGCGAATCAGTACCGGAACGAGCCGCGCGTCGTGGCCTGCTTCATGGGCGAAGGCGCGACCAACATCGGGGCGTTCTTCGCAGGCCTCAACATGGCCGCGGTCTGGAAGGTGCCGATGATCGCGATCGTCGAGAACAACCGGTACGGCATGGGGACCCCGGTAGAGCGGGCCTCCGCGGTCGTGGAGATTCATCAGAAGGCGGCTGCGTTCGGCATCCCCGGCCTGCGGATCGACGGGAACGACCTCCTGGCCGTGCGCGACGCCGTGCGGGAGGCTGCCGATGCCGCGCGCGCCGGGGGCGGGCCGCGCCTGCTCGAGATGACGACGTACAGGTTGCGGGGCCACTCGATGGGCGACCCGCAGCGGTACCGGACGAAGGAGGAGGTCGAGGAGGCGAAGCCGCGCGACCCGATCCTGCGCTGGCGGAAGGTCCTGCTGGAGACCGGCGCCGCGAAGGAGGATGAACTGGAGGGGATCGCGGAGGAGATCGAGGCCGTCGTCGAAGAGTCGATCCGTTTCGCGGAGGAAAGCCCCGATCCCGATCCGTCCGCGCTGTGCGCCGACGTGCTGGCGGAGGAGAGCCATGGCCCTGAAAACGTATCGTGA
- a CDS encoding alpha-ketoacid dehydrogenase subunit beta: MALKTYRDAVREALREEMARDPNVIILGEEVGVWGGTYAVTRGLHEEFGAKRVIDTPIAEAAIVGAAVGAAMGGLRPVAELMTVNFSLVAMDQIVNSAAKIRYMFGGQAKVPLVIRTPAGWGQLAATHSQFFEAWFAHVPGLTVVMPATPYDAKGLLKSAIRSENPVMFIEHFRLYGVKGEVPDGEYTLPIGVSEVKRAGKDVTIVTYSRMLHTSLAAAETLSKDGIECEVVDLRTLRPLDMRAVYESVKKTHRALIVEEDWTTLGMGAEIAARIGRDRFDDLDAPVERLGQVEVPMPYAKNLEEMMFPDEKLVIDRVKTMLA; this comes from the coding sequence ATGGCCCTGAAAACGTATCGTGACGCGGTGCGGGAAGCTCTCCGGGAGGAGATGGCGCGCGACCCCAACGTCATCATCTTAGGGGAGGAGGTCGGCGTGTGGGGAGGGACCTACGCGGTCACGCGCGGCCTCCACGAGGAGTTCGGCGCGAAGCGGGTCATCGACACGCCGATCGCGGAGGCGGCCATCGTCGGCGCGGCGGTGGGAGCGGCGATGGGCGGCCTGCGGCCGGTGGCCGAGCTGATGACGGTCAACTTCAGCCTGGTGGCGATGGACCAGATCGTCAACAGCGCGGCGAAGATCCGCTACATGTTCGGGGGGCAGGCGAAGGTGCCGCTGGTCATCCGCACTCCCGCGGGGTGGGGGCAGCTCGCGGCGACCCACTCGCAGTTCTTCGAGGCCTGGTTCGCCCACGTTCCCGGACTTACCGTCGTGATGCCTGCGACGCCGTACGACGCCAAGGGGCTGCTCAAGAGCGCGATCCGTTCGGAGAATCCGGTAATGTTCATCGAGCACTTCCGTCTGTATGGCGTGAAGGGGGAGGTGCCGGACGGCGAGTATACCCTGCCGATAGGCGTATCGGAGGTCAAGCGCGCCGGGAAGGACGTCACGATCGTCACGTATTCCCGGATGCTCCACACGTCGCTGGCGGCGGCGGAGACGCTGTCGAAGGATGGGATCGAGTGCGAGGTGGTCGACCTGCGCACGCTGCGCCCCCTCGACATGCGGGCGGTGTACGAATCGGTGAAGAAGACGCACCGGGCGCTGATCGTCGAGGAGGACTGGACGACGCTCGGCATGGGCGCGGAGATCGCCGCGCGGATCGGCCGCGACCGGTTCGACGACCTCGACGCGCCGGTGGAGCGGCTCGGCCAGGTCGAGGTGCCGATGCCGTACGCGAAGAACCTCGAGGAGATGATGTTCCCCGACGAGAAGCTGGTGATCGACAGGGTGAAAACGATGTTGGCTTGA
- a CDS encoding dihydrolipoamide acetyltransferase family protein, with the protein MPIDVIMPSLGFDMKEGTLSRWLVKEGERVEKGQAIAEIETEKATVEIEAAVSGAITRIAVEAGRTVPVGTVIGTIGAAGEKAPEKKAPPPASPDSGAPAEAPPAEAPPAASAAPPAPEAPSEKPPAAPPAAEPAPAGERVKASPVARKKAEESGIDLSGVKGSGPGGRILERDVEAAIAAEGTAAPAAPPAADSAAPAVQAGETVALNRIRQATARRMVESKTTAPHFYVTVEIDMDEATRMREQLNRIAPADGKVSVNDFVVAAAARALARYPSLNASWRDGSVEIHPRVNIGIAVALEDGLITPVLRDADGKTLKAIAAESKALAERARSGKLRPEDVGFGTFTVSNLGMFDVDEFTAIINPPEAAILAVGAVVRRPVAAGDGVRVAAVMKATLSVDHRVADGAQAGRFLQELRKLLENPVNLLTG; encoded by the coding sequence ATGCCGATCGACGTGATCATGCCCTCGCTGGGATTCGACATGAAGGAAGGCACCCTGTCGCGATGGCTGGTCAAGGAAGGGGAGCGGGTCGAGAAGGGGCAGGCCATCGCCGAGATCGAGACGGAGAAGGCGACCGTGGAGATCGAGGCGGCCGTGTCGGGAGCGATCACCCGGATCGCCGTCGAGGCCGGACGGACCGTCCCGGTGGGGACGGTGATCGGGACGATCGGCGCCGCGGGCGAGAAGGCCCCGGAGAAGAAAGCGCCCCCGCCTGCGTCCCCGGATTCCGGGGCGCCTGCAGAGGCGCCTCCGGCGGAAGCACCTCCCGCGGCATCTGCCGCGCCTCCCGCGCCCGAGGCTCCCTCCGAAAAGCCGCCCGCAGCCCCTCCGGCCGCGGAGCCCGCCCCCGCCGGGGAGCGGGTGAAGGCGTCTCCGGTGGCGAGAAAGAAGGCCGAGGAATCCGGAATCGACCTGTCCGGGGTCAAGGGCTCCGGCCCCGGCGGCCGCATATTGGAGCGCGACGTCGAGGCGGCGATCGCGGCGGAGGGAACGGCGGCTCCGGCCGCGCCGCCCGCGGCGGACTCCGCGGCGCCCGCCGTCCAGGCGGGGGAGACCGTCGCCCTCAACCGGATCCGCCAGGCGACCGCCCGCCGGATGGTCGAGAGCAAGACGACGGCCCCCCATTTCTACGTCACCGTCGAGATCGACATGGACGAGGCGACCCGGATGCGGGAGCAGCTCAACCGCATCGCCCCCGCGGACGGGAAGGTGTCGGTCAACGACTTCGTCGTCGCGGCGGCCGCCCGTGCGCTGGCGCGGTACCCGTCCCTGAACGCCTCCTGGCGCGACGGCTCCGTCGAGATCCATCCCCGCGTCAACATCGGCATCGCGGTGGCGCTGGAGGACGGACTCATCACCCCGGTGCTGCGCGACGCGGACGGGAAAACGCTGAAGGCGATCGCGGCGGAGTCGAAGGCGCTGGCCGAACGGGCCCGTTCGGGAAAGCTTCGCCCGGAAGACGTCGGGTTCGGCACGTTCACCGTGTCGAACCTGGGCATGTTCGACGTGGACGAGTTCACCGCCATCATCAACCCGCCCGAGGCGGCGATCCTGGCGGTGGGGGCGGTGGTACGGCGCCCCGTCGCGGCGGGGGACGGGGTGCGGGTCGCGGCGGTCATGAAGGCCACGCTGTCGGTCGACCACCGGGTGGCGGACGGCGCCCAGGCGGGCCGCTTCCTGCAGGAGCTCCGGAAGCTCCTGGAGAACCCGGTCAACCTGCTGACCGGCTAG
- a CDS encoding MarC family NAAT transporter, translating to MEQTALSIRYFLEMYFLGVVKILPIVNPFSTIPLLLALTPGGSPETRAREARRSSFYAATILIGSLLVGSLVIEFFGISLEALRIAGGLVISIIGLRMLFPGPEASTVSDPLGGQGTMDIALIPLAMPSLSGPGSIALVITESTKLFAIRGIAVKALGIGTAVASIATVGLICWLVLRSSNRIARLLGDHGIESIKRFMGFLLICIGVQYIASGIQQFFLPA from the coding sequence ATGGAGCAGACGGCTTTGTCGATCCGGTATTTCCTGGAGATGTATTTCCTCGGCGTCGTGAAGATCCTGCCGATCGTCAATCCGTTCAGCACGATCCCGCTGTTGCTCGCTTTGACGCCGGGGGGGAGCCCGGAAACGAGGGCGCGGGAGGCGCGCAGGTCGTCGTTCTACGCCGCGACGATCCTCATCGGGTCGCTGCTCGTGGGAAGCCTGGTCATCGAATTCTTCGGGATCTCCCTCGAGGCGCTGCGCATCGCCGGAGGGCTGGTCATCTCCATCATCGGGCTGCGCATGCTCTTCCCCGGGCCGGAGGCGAGCACCGTGTCCGACCCGCTCGGCGGGCAGGGGACGATGGACATCGCCCTGATCCCGCTGGCCATGCCCTCCTTGAGCGGCCCCGGGTCGATCGCCCTCGTCATCACCGAATCGACGAAGCTCTTCGCCATCCGCGGCATCGCCGTTAAGGCCCTTGGCATCGGTACCGCCGTCGCCTCGATCGCGACGGTGGGGTTGATCTGCTGGCTCGTCCTGCGCTCCTCCAACCGGATCGCGCGGCTTTTGGGGGACCACGGGATCGAGTCGATCAAGCGGTTCATGGGGTTCCTGCTGATCTGCATCGGAGTGCAGTACATCGCCTCCGGGATCCAGCAGTTCTTCCTGCCGGCCTAG
- a CDS encoding homoserine O-acetyltransferase encodes MKPPVPPGSVGFVEPKRFTFAEPPREMPLDVGGKLGPVTLAYETYGKLNRDRSNAVLVLHAFSGSAHAAGYHAGQDPKKDKPGWWDFLIGPGKALDTDKHFVICPNVIGSCYGSTGPSSTDPETGRPYGLAFPVVTIGDMVRAQRHLVDHLGIRKLLSVVGGSMGGMQALQWAIAYPDRVASAIPIATTARHSPQQIAFNHVGRAAILSDRDFHAGDYYDQGVVPERGLAVARMVGFITYLSDRKMQEKFGRARQLRTRGPGKIRHWEPWTIGYHSAVEFQVESYLKHQGDVFVFDRKFDANSYLSITKAIDIFDLHGPSGGLEEAFSGVKAKFLIVSFDTDWLYPTYQSHEIRNALMRNGLAVACIELETIHGHDAFLLEYEKPPEGGKPGVKNKIAGVVRDFLANVAP; translated from the coding sequence ATGAAACCGCCCGTTCCTCCCGGCTCCGTGGGATTCGTGGAGCCGAAGCGCTTCACGTTCGCCGAGCCTCCCCGCGAGATGCCGCTCGACGTCGGCGGAAAGCTCGGCCCCGTCACCCTCGCCTACGAGACCTACGGAAAGCTCAACCGCGACAGGAGCAACGCCGTCCTCGTGCTGCACGCCTTCTCGGGGAGCGCCCACGCGGCGGGGTACCACGCGGGGCAGGACCCGAAGAAGGACAAGCCGGGGTGGTGGGACTTCCTCATCGGGCCGGGGAAGGCGCTCGACACCGATAAGCACTTCGTGATCTGCCCGAACGTGATCGGAAGCTGCTACGGCAGCACCGGACCCTCCTCGACCGACCCGGAGACCGGCCGCCCCTACGGCCTGGCCTTTCCCGTCGTCACCATCGGCGACATGGTGAGGGCGCAGCGCCACCTCGTCGACCACCTCGGCATCCGGAAGCTGCTCTCGGTCGTCGGGGGATCGATGGGCGGGATGCAGGCGCTCCAGTGGGCGATCGCCTATCCGGACCGGGTGGCCTCCGCCATCCCCATCGCCACCACGGCGCGGCACTCGCCGCAGCAGATCGCCTTCAACCACGTCGGGCGGGCGGCGATCCTGTCGGACCGCGACTTCCACGCCGGCGACTACTACGACCAGGGGGTCGTCCCCGAGCGGGGGCTGGCCGTGGCGCGGATGGTGGGGTTCATCACCTATCTGTCGGACCGGAAGATGCAAGAGAAGTTCGGGAGGGCGCGGCAGCTCCGGACCCGCGGGCCGGGGAAGATCCGGCACTGGGAGCCGTGGACGATCGGATACCACTCCGCGGTCGAGTTCCAGGTGGAGAGCTACCTGAAGCACCAGGGCGACGTGTTCGTCTTCGACCGGAAGTTCGACGCGAACTCATACCTGAGCATCACCAAGGCGATCGACATCTTCGACCTGCACGGCCCGTCGGGCGGCCTGGAGGAGGCGTTTTCCGGCGTGAAGGCGAAGTTCCTGATCGTCTCGTTCGACACCGACTGGCTGTACCCGACGTACCAGTCCCACGAGATCCGCAACGCCCTGATGCGGAACGGGCTCGCCGTGGCCTGCATCGAGCTCGAAACGATCCACGGGCACGACGCGTTCCTGCTGGAATACGAGAAGCCGCCGGAGGGAGGAAAGCCCGGCGTGAAGAACAAGATCGCCGGGGTGGTCCGGGATTTCCTGGCGAATGTCGCTCCCTGA
- a CDS encoding OmpA family protein encodes MKRNAALTVLAAVLAAALSSCTVMKSTYQKKSDEVDALARRYADLEARYAELSAENAALKTKGDRLAADLAYVTDQRDKVARDKEELNALLKARSDALSQNVYELRGKVEALEAENARLEKENAQLAKAKEEQVRKVSTTYEDLLEKMKTEIAQGQVTISELKGKLTVNMVDSILFESGRAEVKKAGGEILRKVVPALKGVEDKSIRIEGHTDNVQISAALASRYPTNWELSAARAINVTRFLQEQGLDPARLSAVGYGEWKPVADNSTPEGRAKNRRIEINLVERDQR; translated from the coding sequence ATGAAGCGAAATGCCGCTCTGACGGTCCTGGCCGCGGTCCTGGCCGCGGCGCTGTCTTCCTGCACCGTGATGAAGAGCACCTACCAGAAGAAGTCGGACGAGGTGGACGCGCTCGCGCGCCGGTACGCCGACCTGGAGGCCCGGTACGCGGAGCTTTCCGCGGAGAACGCCGCCCTCAAGACGAAGGGCGACCGGCTGGCGGCCGATCTTGCATACGTCACCGATCAGCGGGATAAGGTGGCGCGCGACAAGGAGGAGCTGAATGCGCTCCTCAAGGCGCGCTCGGACGCCCTCTCGCAGAACGTCTACGAGCTGCGCGGGAAGGTGGAGGCCCTCGAGGCCGAGAACGCGCGGCTCGAAAAGGAGAACGCGCAGCTCGCGAAGGCGAAGGAGGAGCAGGTCCGCAAGGTCAGCACCACCTACGAGGACCTCCTCGAGAAGATGAAGACCGAGATCGCGCAGGGGCAGGTGACCATCTCGGAGCTGAAAGGGAAGCTCACGGTGAACATGGTCGACTCCATCCTCTTCGAATCGGGCCGGGCCGAGGTGAAGAAGGCGGGCGGGGAGATCCTGCGGAAGGTCGTCCCTGCCCTCAAGGGGGTCGAGGACAAGTCCATCCGCATCGAGGGGCACACCGACAACGTGCAGATCTCCGCCGCCCTGGCGAGCCGCTACCCGACGAACTGGGAGCTGTCCGCGGCCCGGGCGATCAACGTGACCCGGTTCCTGCAGGAACAGGGGCTGGACCCCGCCCGGCTTTCGGCGGTCGGCTACGGCGAATGGAAGCCGGTGGCCGACAACTCCACTCCCGAGGGGAGGGCGAAGAACCGCCGGATCGAGATCAACCTGGTGGAGCGCGACCAGCGATGA
- a CDS encoding HD domain-containing protein: MIRKALLLKLLDAAYMQRWNDKIRPVELIELDKQAHKMIIAHFLARFEEEGGSPVSWQKLIEAGIFELLQRIVITDLKPQIYYKIKADAKKYKQLNDWVYGELRPVISPLGKPFCRRYQDHFGDGDEGIERRILSAAHFYATRWEFRIVERANPGGYEIDDIRAELDRKVGGFGDLKGIALLSEERRYRNFIDLCGQLRFQTRWAHLHRIPKTSVLGHSLYVAILSYLFSLEIKACARRCVNNFLTGLFHDLPEVLTRDIISPVKRSVEGLSELIKGYEKEMLDKEVYGLLPESWHADFRMFAEHEFDNFVTVDGKVTPAAAAEIHEKYNDDAFNPKDGELVKRADHLAAFVEAYAGIRNGSISQDLQYAKGNILRQEQDAQYLGLNFGEIYSDFD, translated from the coding sequence ATGATCCGCAAGGCGCTGCTGCTGAAGCTGCTGGACGCCGCCTACATGCAGCGGTGGAACGACAAGATCCGCCCGGTCGAGCTGATCGAGCTCGACAAGCAGGCCCACAAGATGATCATCGCCCATTTCCTCGCCCGCTTCGAGGAGGAGGGAGGAAGCCCCGTCTCCTGGCAGAAGCTGATCGAGGCGGGGATCTTCGAGCTGCTCCAGCGGATCGTCATCACCGACCTGAAACCCCAGATCTACTACAAGATCAAGGCGGACGCGAAGAAGTACAAGCAGCTCAACGACTGGGTGTACGGGGAGCTGCGCCCGGTCATCTCCCCCCTCGGGAAGCCGTTCTGCCGACGGTACCAGGACCACTTCGGCGACGGGGATGAAGGGATCGAGCGGCGGATCCTGAGCGCGGCGCACTTCTATGCCACCCGCTGGGAGTTCCGGATCGTCGAGCGGGCCAATCCCGGCGGGTACGAGATCGACGACATCCGGGCCGAGCTCGACCGGAAGGTCGGAGGGTTCGGCGACCTGAAGGGGATCGCGCTCCTGTCGGAGGAGCGGCGCTACCGCAACTTCATCGACCTGTGCGGGCAGCTACGGTTCCAGACCCGCTGGGCCCACCTCCACAGGATTCCGAAGACCTCGGTCCTCGGGCACTCCCTGTACGTGGCGATCCTTTCCTACCTGTTCTCGCTCGAGATCAAGGCGTGCGCGCGGCGCTGCGTGAACAACTTCCTCACGGGGCTGTTCCACGACCTTCCGGAGGTCCTCACGCGCGACATCATCTCCCCCGTGAAGCGTTCCGTGGAGGGGCTGTCCGAGCTGATCAAGGGATACGAGAAGGAGATGCTCGACAAGGAGGTGTACGGGCTGCTGCCGGAAAGCTGGCACGCCGACTTCCGGATGTTCGCCGAGCACGAGTTCGACAACTTCGTCACCGTGGACGGGAAGGTGACGCCTGCGGCGGCGGCCGAGATCCACGAGAAGTACAACGACGACGCCTTCAACCCGAAGGACGGGGAGCTCGTCAAGCGGGCCGACCACCTGGCCGCATTCGTCGAGGCGTACGCGGGGATCCGCAACGGCAGCATCAGCCAGGACCTGCAGTACGCCAAGGGGAACATCCTCCGCCAGGAGCAGGACGCGCAGTACCTCGGGCTCAACTTCGGGGAGATCTACTCCGACTTCGACTGA